DNA from Demetria terragena DSM 11295:
GATCGGTGTCGATCCAGGCCATGAGCTCGCGCAGGCCCTTGCCGGTCTTCTCGATCGGGTGCTGGGCGGCCTTCTCGCGGAACGCCTTGAACTCCGGCGCCCCGGCATCCTGGTCATCGATGAATCGCTTGGCGAAAGCGCCGTTCTGCACGTCCGCCAGCACCGCCTTCATATTTTCCTTCACGCTCGGGTCGATCACCCGCGGGCCGGAGACGTAGTCGCCATACTCCGCAGTGTCGGAGATCGACCAGCGCTGCTTGGCGATACCGCCCTCGACCATGAGGTCGACGATGAGCTTGAGTTCGTGCAGGCACTCGAAGTACGCGACCTCCGGCTGATAGCCCGCCTCGATCAGCGTCTCGAAGCCGTACTGGACCAGCTGTGACGCGCCACCGCAGAGCACGGCCTGCTCGCCGAACAGATCCGTCTCGGTCTCTTCGGTGAAGGTCGTCTTGATACCGCCAGCGCGAAGACCACCGATGGCCTTGGCGTAGGACTTCGCGAGCGTCCAAGCCTCGCCGGACGGGTCCTGCTCGACGGCCACGATGACGGGAACACCTCGCCCATCAACGTATTCGCGGCGCACCAAGTGTCCTGGGCCCTTGGGTGCCACCATGAAGACATCGGAAGTTGCCTCGGGCTTGACGTAGTCATAGCGAATGTTGAAGCCGTGACCAAAGACCAGCGCCGTGCCCTCGTTGAGGTTGGGCTTGATCTGCTCGGCGTAGACCGTGCGCTGCACCTGGTCGGGGGTCAGGATCACCACGACCTCAGCTTCCTTCACCGCCTCGGCCACGGTCAGGACACGGAGGCCTTCATTCTCGGCCTTCTCGCGGCTCTTGGAGCCCTCGGCCAGTCCGACGCGGACGTCTACGCCACTGTCGCGCAAATTCAACGCGTGCGCGTGGCCCTGGCTGCCGTAACCAATGACGGCCACCTTCTTGGCCTGGATAGCGGTCAGATCGGCGTCGTCGTCATAGAACATCTCAGCCACGGTGAATCTCCTGTATTTCGTGTTGTCCAGCTTGTGGATGTGGGGTCATTGGGCGGTCGAAGGTCATGCCGAACGGAGTGACCGGTCGGTGATCGAGCGAGAGCCACGGCCCATCGCGATCACGCCGGACTGCACCAGTTCACGCACACCGTACGGCTCCAGCGCCGCGAGGAAAGCGCCGACCTTGTCGCGCGCTCCGGTCGTCTGAATGATGATCGAATCTGGTTGCAGGTCAATAACATTGGCTCGAAACACTTCGACCAACTGAAGCACTTGCGACCGGGTCGTCGGATCACAGCGCACCTTGATGAGTAGCACCTCGCGCTGCACCGAGGAGTCGCCCTCCAACTCGACGACCTTGCGCACCTCGATGAGCTTGTTGAGCTGCTTGGTCACCTGCTCGAGCGCAATCGACTCGACGTCAACCACGATCGTCATGCGCGACAC
Protein-coding regions in this window:
- the ilvC gene encoding ketol-acid reductoisomerase, giving the protein MAEMFYDDDADLTAIQAKKVAVIGYGSQGHAHALNLRDSGVDVRVGLAEGSKSREKAENEGLRVLTVAEAVKEAEVVVILTPDQVQRTVYAEQIKPNLNEGTALVFGHGFNIRYDYVKPEATSDVFMVAPKGPGHLVRREYVDGRGVPVIVAVEQDPSGEAWTLAKSYAKAIGGLRAGGIKTTFTEETETDLFGEQAVLCGGASQLVQYGFETLIEAGYQPEVAYFECLHELKLIVDLMVEGGIAKQRWSISDTAEYGDYVSGPRVIDPSVKENMKAVLADVQNGAFAKRFIDDQDAGAPEFKAFREKAAQHPIEKTGKGLRELMAWIDTDQDTDYVEGSSSR
- the ilvN gene encoding acetolactate synthase small subunit gives rise to the protein MPTHHTLSVLVENQPGVLARIAGLVARRGFNIESLAVGPTEQPEVSRMTIVVDVESIALEQVTKQLNKLIEVRKVVELEGDSSVQREVLLIKVRCDPTTRSQVLQLVEVFRANVIDLQPDSIIIQTTGARDKVGAFLAALEPYGVRELVQSGVIAMGRGSRSITDRSLRSA